In the Corvus cornix cornix isolate S_Up_H32 chromosome 18, ASM73873v5, whole genome shotgun sequence genome, one interval contains:
- the ZNF750 gene encoding zinc finger protein 750, which translates to MSLLKERKPKKPHYIPRPPGKPFKYKCFQCPFTCNEKSHLFNHMKYGLCKNSITLVSEQDRVIKCPKSSSLEPKQINQLESTVKPTSSKSVTNGLSSLDSKPQYPFTKEDAKENVELQNQATNTAIQGQKPAIPKELSPAGSAAEGAISVQPLMEGMVRPSAFVPVGEHRDSKGPEISEASEILSLSNKSSPFHTKSAFHAPAHPWKAGSFLPDFPHKVAPTKGFSSISPYMQPMIPEYSPHFYEHRLAIYTPYLLPGNSECESSALSVYATQDQRHFLPHPGPLPKPLNPSAYEHYRLFQQYHSTPPIPYGFCRPTDPPFYRFSHVAGINRDQNSHLMEETTLLYPASLSPSQQYPLSSHKKQADYEKEMTLLHTKGNPKDDQNERENAKMSPLAGSAATGSPGRPSPTNFTQTSHTCEGLFDLSNKSSSTSLGKYDQSEENFTAFRPVRKSTDQPPPLQGVQTEQERGDSPNSINVTDEDSHTQTDGQNNAGSLSNMEEDTGIAPLNLSKKADTSTGPTHEHMYKTPSKTDRQSFLEMQDMPLNLSVKDSCNTTSLKTSFHSPSHDNSVAAASPSTEKETSRAEPCVPKNPSSSACDKSFTAQRGEAPDLGLMESCDEQKQTAAVALCQLAAYSPSTARLDSDGHGAQDGHATPAEATCAASDTQDTQCNQKGKGQKRTNQKESAKSQQGAKRVRPNDCSRVFTLRKRTRVS; encoded by the exons atgagtctCCTCAAAGAACGTAAACCCAAGAAGCCTCATTACATCCCAAGACCACCGGGAAAGCCATTCAAGTACAAGTGCTTCCAGTGCCCCTTCACTTGCAACGAGAAATCCCATCTCTTTAACCACATGAAGTACGGCCTCTGCAAAAACTCCATCACTTTGGTATCCGAGCAGGATCGCGTCATAAAGTGTCCAAAGAGCAGTTCCCTGGAGCCCAAACAGATCAATCAGCTCGAATCTACCGTCAAACCAACTTCTTCTAAATCTGTCACAAACGGACTGTCAAGCCTTGATTCAAAGCCTCAATATCCTTTCACAAAAGAAGATGCCAAGGAAAACGTTGAGTTACAAAACCAGGCAACAAACACAGCAATTCAAGGACAAAAACCTGCGATTCCGAAGGAATTAAGCCCTGCTGGCTCCGCAGCAGAAGGAGCCATCAGCGTGCAGCCCCTGATGGAGGGCATGGTGAGGCCCTCGGCCTTCGTTCCCGTCGGAGAACACCGAGACAGCAAAGGCCCGGAAATCAGTGAGGCATCTGAAATCCTCTCCCTGTCTAACAAAAGTTCTCCTTTTCACACCAAGTCTGCGTTTCACGCACCAGCTCACCCGTGGAAGGCAGGTTCTTTCCTCCCAGACTTTCCACATAAAGTTGCTCCAACAAAAGGCTTCAGTTCCATTTCACCTTACATGCAACCGATGATTCCCGAGTACTCACCCCATTTCTATGAGCACCGGCTTGCTATCTACACACCTTACCTGCTCCCAGGTAACTCGGAGTGCGaaagctctgctctctctgtcTATGCAACACAAGATCAAAGACACTTTCTTCCCCACCCTGGGCCACTTCCAAAACCCCTAAATCCATCAGCATATGAACACTATCGATTGTTCCAACAATACCACTCCACTCCACCGATACCATATGGATTTTGTAGGCCAACAGATCCTCCATTTTACAGATTTTCACATGTAGCTGGTATTAATAGGGATCAAAACTCTCATCTGATGGAAGAAACTACCTTGCTGTACCCAGCTTCTTTAAGCCCTTCCCAACAGTACCCTCTCAGTTCACATAAAAAACAAGCAGATTATGAAAAGGAAATGACATTATTGCACACCAAAGGTAACCCCAAGGATGAccaaaatgaaagagagaatgCCAAAATGAGCCCTCTCGCAGGAAGCGCAGCAACAGGCTCCCCGGGCAGACCCAGCCCCACCAACTTCACCCAGACAAGCCACACGTGTGAGGGTTTGTTTGACCTCTCCAACAAGTCATCATCCACATCCCTGGGCAAGTATGACCAATCAGAAGAGAACTTCACGGCCTTTAGACCTGTGAGAAAAAGCACTGACCAACCGCCTCCCCTTCAAGGTGTGcagacagagcaggagagaggggatTCACCAAACAG CATCAATGTCACTGATGAAgactcacacacacagaccgACGGCCAGAACAATGCGGGCTCACTGTCCAACATGGAAGAAGACACAGGGATAGCTCCCCTCAACCTTTCCAAAAAGGCCGACACAAGCACAGGACCTACTCATGAGCACATGTACAAAACCCCATCCAAAACAGACAGGCAGAGCTTCCTGGAAATGCAGGACATGCCCCTGAACCTCTCAGTAAAGGATTCCTGTAACACAACGAGCCTGAAAACGTCCTTCCACAGCCCCTCCCACGATAACAGTgttgctgcagcttctccaagCACCGAGAAGGAGACCTCCAGAGCAGAGCCGTGTGTCCCCAAGaaccccagcagcagtgcctgtgacAAATCCTTCACGGCCCAGCGCGGCGAGGCTCCGGACTTGGGGCTCATGGAGAGCTGTGACGAGCAGAAGCAGACGGCGGCCgtggctctgtgccagctggCCGCCTACAGCCCCAGCACGGCCCGGCTGGACAGCGACGGGCACGGCGCGCAGGACGGCCACGCCACACCTGCAGAGGCCACTTGTGCTGCTTCTGATACTCAGGATACTCAGTGCAATCAGAAGgggaaaggacaaaaaaggaCAAATCAAAAAGAATCCGCAAAATCCCAGCAAGGTGCTAAGAGGGTCAGGCCCAATGACTGCAGCAGGGTCTTCACTTTAAGGAAGAGAACAAGAGTGTCCTAA